Proteins encoded in a region of the Oenanthe melanoleuca isolate GR-GAL-2019-014 chromosome 27, OMel1.0, whole genome shotgun sequence genome:
- the LOC130264150 gene encoding Ig heavy chain Mem5-like, producing the protein MAAGLGPGLLALALAWWPAGLWAQPRLQEAGGGLRAPGDSVTLSCRGSGFTFQDYFVYWYRQAPGGSLEWVSYISSPSGGTQLYGSAVEGRATISRDNSQSEAYLSLRSLQAQDSARYFCAIPREQEITEKLTFGPGTTLTVLPNISKIPEPEIIVMKSKKLEEGGSPGKAACLARNIQTKSISLEMPSKEVVYEQSTSILTPEGLYNAIQVVSVTNDTEVTCTAKFDSSTMTAQPEEEAEEPVAGPSERVCNSTEPSAQDAEGQRVNMLSMAVLGLRVLLAKSIAINTLMSIKLFLL; encoded by the exons atggcggccgggctggggccggggctgctgGCCTTGGCCTTGGCCTGGTGGCCGGCAG ggctctgggcacagccgAGGCTGCAGGAGGCCGGCGGAGGGCTGCGAGCGCCCGGGGACTCCGTGACCCTCTCCTGCCGCGGGTCCGGATTCACCTTCCAGGATTATTTTGTTTACTGGTACCGCCAGGCACCCGGGGGCAGCCTGGAGTGGGTGTCCTATATCAGCTCTCCCAGTGGCGGTACACAGCTCTACGGGTCAGCAGTGGAGGGTCGGGCCACGATTTCCCGGGACAATTCCCAATCCGAGGCTTATCTCTCATTGCGGTCCCTGCAAGCTCAGGACTCTGCCCGGTACTTCTGTGCCATCCCACGGGAGCAGGAAAT CACAGAGAAGCTTACATTTGGACCGGGGACGACTCTCACAGTTCTACCAA ATATTTCAAAAATTCCTGAACCTGAAATCATTGTGATGAAATCaaagaaactggaagaaggTGGCAGTCCTGGCAAAGCAGCTTGTTTGGCAAGGAATATTCAGACAAAGAGCATCAGCTTGGAGATGCCCTCTAAGGAGGTCGTGTATGAACAGAGCACATCCATTTTGACACCAGAGGGGCTGTACAATGCAATTCAAGTGGTCAGTGTGACAAACGACACAGAGGTGACCTGCACGGCCAAATTCGACAGCAGCACGatgacagcacagccag AAGAGGAGGCTGAAGAACCAGTGGCAGGGCCCAGTGAGAGGGTTTGCAacagcacagagccctcagCACAAG ATGCTGAAGGGCAGAGAGTGAACATGctgtccatggctgtgctgggtttgagAGTCCTGCTGGCAAAGAGCATCGCCATCAACACCCTCATGAGTATCAAGCTGTTTCTTCTCTGA